From one Dermacentor andersoni chromosome 1, qqDerAnde1_hic_scaffold, whole genome shotgun sequence genomic stretch:
- the LOC126545663 gene encoding glutathione peroxidase-like, which yields MQGVFAFVTCVLCVAAPGVLAEEESDLLSCPADLSAEPLSPGRDMASGENWKDACSVYDFTAEDIKGMNVSLRKYAGHVVLIVNVASRCGFTDSNYRQLQALHDKYASNDPPLSILAFPCNQFGSQEPGSNAEIEDFCKSTYDVKFNMFAKVDVNGDGAHPLWKFLKHRQRGTLGDEIKWNFTKFLVNKSGQPVGRYSPTTAPSAIENDIKKLLAGSSQL from the coding sequence ATGCAAGGTGTGTTTGCATTTGTCACCTGCGTGTTGTGCGTTGCCGCTCCAGGTGTGTTAGCGGAAGAAGAAAGCGACCTGCTGAGCTGCCCAGCTGACCTATCAGCTGAACCATTGTCACCGGGCCGCGACATGGCTTCGGGGGAAAATTGGAAGGATGCCTGCTCCGTCTACGATTTCACCGCGGAAGATATCAAGGGCATGAACGTCTCTCTTAGAAAATACGCCGGTCATGTTGTACTGATAGTGAATGTTGCCTCTCGATGTGGATTCACTGACTCCAACTACAGGCAGCTACAGGCACTGCATGACAAGTACGCTTCCAACGATCCACCTCTGAGCATCCTGGCATTTCCCTGCAACCAGTTCGGGAGTCAGGAACCTGGGAGCAACGCGGAAATAGAGGATTTCTGCAAGTCGACGTATGATGTTAAGTTCAACATGTTCGCCAAAGTGGACGTGAACGGCGACGGCGCTCACCCCCTTTGGAAGTTTCTCAAGCATCGGCAAAGGGGCACCTTAGGCGACGAAATCAAATGGAACTTTACCAAATTCCTTGTCAACAAGTCCGGGCAGCCTGTAGGTAGATACTCGCCAACGACAGCGCCCAGTGCTATTGAAAATGACATCAAGAAGCTGCTTGCTGGTTCTTCGCAACTCTGA